One Plutella xylostella chromosome 31, ilPluXylo3.1, whole genome shotgun sequence genomic region harbors:
- the LOC125491089 gene encoding uncharacterized protein LOC125491089 gives MEEVLQKLAEVTAKLDDLPKLMLEVGALKSNMDEVKQSCSKIDEFAAKLDGIDKRIMSLELLKDEVSTIKASFESLKEDFAQKDQWSRLNNVEIKGIPIKKNENLFTVAKLLSNHVGYPIENSQINYISRIPIHNSKEKSILISFLNRYVKEEFISTARAKKITASDMDLGPADQRIYVNDHLSPIYKNLLTRAKSLAKEKNYKYVWSVYLLLLQAGRAAWTGSV, from the exons ATGGAGGAAGTCCTGCAGAAACTGGCCGAAGTGACAGCCAAGCTGGACGATCTTCCGAAGCTAATGCTCGAAGTGGGGGCGCTTAAGTCCAACATGGATGAAGTTAAGCAGAGCTGCAGTAAAATTGACGAGTTTGCCGCTAAGCTGGATGGTATCGACAAACGCATTATGTCTTTAGAACTCCTTAAAGATGAAGTTTCTACAATTAAGGCATCATTCGAGTCCCTTAAGGAAGATTTTGCCCAAAAGGACCAGTGGTCCCGACTTAATAATGTCGAGATAAAGGGCATACCTATTAAGAAGAATGAGAACCTTTTTACCGTGGCTAAACTGCTGAGCAACCATGTGGGTTATCCTATTGAAAATTCCCAAATCAACTATATATCCCGGATCCCGATACATAACTCCAAGGAGAAATCAATCTTGATTAGCTTCTTAAATAGATATGTGAAAGAAGAGTTTATCTCAACAGCAAGAGCTAAGAAGATAACTGCTTCAGATATGGATCTGGGTCCAGCAGATCAACGTATTTACGTGAACGACCATCTGTCGCCTATATACAAAAACCTACTTACTAGGGCTAAATCTCTGGCGAAGGAGAAGAACTATAAATACGTTTGG TCCGTGTACCTGTTGTTGTTGCAAGCCGGCCGGGCCGCTTGGACGGGATCGGTATGA